In one window of Candidatus Omnitrophota bacterium DNA:
- a CDS encoding polyphosphate kinase 2 family protein — MNVNIRKINQRYLVNPGRRVSPEDWDADDDALFPAGKDKAAGVLKDLREQLDGLQELLYAERKHKVLIVLQGMDTAGKDSTVRHIFEGVNPQGVRVACFKAPSADELSRDYLWRVHRQVPARGEIVVFNRSHYEDIVAVGVQKLAPPDVWQKRYRHLVQFERMLADEGVLVLKIFLHISRAEQKKRLKERLEDPRKHWKFEVEDLEKRKRWNIYMRAYGEVLSRTSAECAPWFVIPANRKWYRDLLIARLLVSRLEGLKMRFPALKPGLKKIVIP; from the coding sequence ATGAACGTCAATATCCGGAAAATCAACCAGCGTTATCTTGTTAACCCCGGCCGGCGTGTATCGCCGGAGGACTGGGACGCAGACGACGACGCCCTTTTTCCCGCGGGCAAAGACAAGGCGGCCGGCGTCCTGAAAGATCTGCGGGAACAGCTGGACGGCCTGCAGGAGCTTTTATACGCCGAGCGCAAGCACAAGGTCCTGATCGTCTTGCAGGGGATGGACACGGCCGGCAAGGACAGCACCGTGCGGCACATCTTCGAGGGCGTCAACCCGCAGGGCGTCCGGGTGGCGTGTTTCAAGGCGCCGTCGGCCGATGAGCTGAGCCGCGACTATCTCTGGAGGGTCCACCGGCAGGTCCCGGCCAGGGGCGAGATCGTCGTCTTTAACCGCAGCCACTACGAGGACATCGTGGCCGTCGGCGTGCAGAAACTCGCGCCCCCGGACGTTTGGCAAAAGCGTTACCGCCATCTTGTTCAGTTTGAGCGGATGCTCGCTGATGAAGGGGTGCTTGTCCTCAAAATTTTTCTGCACATCTCGCGCGCGGAACAAAAGAAGCGGTTGAAGGAACGGCTCGAAGACCCGCGCAAGCACTGGAAATTCGAAGTCGAGGACTTGGAGAAACGAAAACGGTGGAATATCTACATGCGCGCCTACGGCGAGGTCCTGTCCAGGACCAGCGCGGAATGCGCGCCGTGGTTCGTGATCCCGGCCAACCGAAAATGGTATCGTGACCTTTTGATCGCCCGGCTCCTTGTGTCCCGGCTGGAAGGGCTTAAGATGAGATTTCCCGCCCTTAAACCGGGCCTTAAAAAGATCGTGATCCCGTGA
- a CDS encoding transglutaminase-like domain-containing protein: MKAALRTVLIFEFLCCSALAAAEPALPQDRPRRPAHNEIQVALEQLPGEYRSQVRRALRAAGVNGRELIRAVNAARSADESRGLAFLIANMPRRDLRSLPAEFLNENVRLAYRAREETPWGPAIPEEIFLNDVLPYVSLNERRDSWRGDFYERFMAAAKNSGTIKDAVARLNPAAIEELGVAYDAAKRPKPDQSPYESMAAKYASCTGLSVLLVDVLRAVGIPARIAGIPMWRDKSGNHTWVEVWDGGTWHHLGAAEPGPYDQAWFTAKASATDPSDPLHRIYAVSFRRTGLRFPAVWNKKISYIHAADVTARYLKNAPTRSP; this comes from the coding sequence ATGAAGGCGGCCCTGAGGACTGTTCTGATCTTTGAGTTCCTCTGTTGTTCCGCTCTTGCCGCGGCGGAACCCGCCCTGCCGCAAGACCGCCCCCGCCGTCCCGCGCACAATGAGATCCAGGTTGCCCTGGAGCAATTGCCGGGTGAATACCGTTCGCAGGTCCGCAGGGCTTTGCGCGCGGCCGGGGTCAACGGCCGGGAGCTGATCCGCGCCGTCAACGCGGCGCGGTCCGCGGACGAGAGCCGCGGGCTGGCGTTCCTGATCGCCAACATGCCGCGACGGGACCTGCGTTCGTTGCCGGCGGAATTTTTGAACGAGAACGTGCGGCTGGCGTACCGGGCGAGGGAGGAAACGCCCTGGGGCCCGGCGATCCCGGAGGAGATTTTTTTAAACGACGTTTTGCCGTATGTTAGCCTGAATGAGCGCCGGGACAGCTGGCGCGGGGATTTTTACGAACGGTTCATGGCGGCGGCGAAGAACAGCGGCACGATCAAGGACGCGGTGGCCCGGCTCAACCCCGCGGCCATTGAGGAATTGGGTGTCGCGTACGACGCGGCCAAGCGGCCCAAGCCCGACCAGAGCCCTTACGAATCCATGGCCGCGAAGTACGCGTCCTGCACCGGGCTCTCGGTCCTGCTGGTGGATGTCCTGCGCGCGGTCGGTATCCCGGCGAGGATCGCCGGCATTCCGATGTGGAGGGACAAAAGCGGCAATCACACCTGGGTCGAGGTCTGGGACGGCGGCACGTGGCACCACCTCGGCGCGGCCGAGCCCGGGCCCTATGACCAGGCCTGGTTCACGGCCAAGGCCTCCGCGACCGACCCGTCGGACCCGTTGCACAGGATTTACGCGGTGAGTTTCCGGCGCACGGGCCTGCGGTTCCCGGCGGTCTGGAACAAAAAGATCAGTTATATCCACGCGGCGGACGTGACCGCGCGGTATCTGAAAAACGCGCCAACCCGATCCCCATGA
- a CDS encoding SGNH/GDSL hydrolase family protein: MTLRRLLGIALMMVFSGQPCTAQDPVRYVPIGDSYTAGTGVSPEQAWPVLLTQRLRAAGIDIEMIGNPAQNGWTTVDALEKEMPLFRAAQPGFATLMVGANDLVQGADTKTFRKNFSRLLDAMLAAMPGKKRLVVITIPDFTCTLSGSRFTGGRDVGRVLGWFNRIIREEAGLRGLPVADIYPVSRRMCKDYSYTAPDGLHPSIKGHYVFQEVIYAKASLVFP; encoded by the coding sequence ATGACACTGCGGCGTTTATTGGGAATTGCGTTGATGATGGTTTTCTCCGGCCAACCCTGCACGGCGCAGGACCCGGTCCGGTACGTCCCCATCGGGGACTCCTACACGGCGGGCACGGGGGTTTCCCCGGAGCAGGCCTGGCCGGTGCTTCTCACGCAGCGCCTGAGGGCGGCGGGGATCGATATTGAGATGATCGGCAACCCTGCGCAGAACGGCTGGACCACGGTCGACGCCCTGGAAAAAGAGATGCCGCTGTTCCGGGCCGCCCAGCCCGGCTTCGCCACCCTGATGGTCGGAGCGAACGATCTGGTTCAGGGCGCGGACACCAAAACGTTCCGGAAGAATTTCAGCCGCCTGCTGGATGCCATGCTCGCGGCCATGCCCGGCAAGAAACGGCTGGTTGTCATTACGATCCCGGATTTCACCTGCACGTTGAGCGGTTCACGGTTTACCGGCGGCCGCGACGTCGGCCGGGTCCTGGGATGGTTCAACCGGATCATCCGGGAGGAAGCCGGCCTCCGTGGCCTGCCTGTGGCGGACATCTACCCGGTGTCACGGCGCATGTGCAAGGATTATTCCTACACGGCGCCGGACGGGCTCCACCCGTCGATCAAGGGCCATTACGTTTTTCAAGAGGTCATTTACGCGAAAGCCAGCCTGGTCTTCCCTTGA
- a CDS encoding peptidylprolyl isomerase, with the protein MAKASARHILVATEAECLKLKTEIEGGKDFASIARQHSKCPSGRNGGELGEFFRGQMVPEFDKVVFTGELNKVHGPVKTQFGFHLLEITKRTE; encoded by the coding sequence ATGGCAAAGGCAAGCGCGAGGCACATCCTGGTGGCCACCGAAGCGGAGTGCCTGAAGTTAAAGACGGAGATCGAAGGCGGAAAAGATTTCGCCTCGATCGCCCGGCAGCATTCCAAGTGCCCGTCCGGAAGGAACGGCGGGGAACTGGGGGAATTCTTCCGCGGCCAGATGGTCCCGGAATTCGACAAGGTCGTTTTCACCGGCGAGCTCAACAAGGTCCACGGCCCGGTGAAAACGCAGTTCGGTTTTCATCTGCTGGAAATCACAAAACGGACGGAGTGA
- a CDS encoding GNAT family N-acetyltransferase: MFQLHEISESGAVAVPLARAGKLPEQVLAATASFYRRAGFHPPWVSYLAVAGGEAVGCCSFKSGPRDGCVEIAYFTFPPHEGKGFATKMAEGLIAIAGRQDKVLRVTARTLPEENASTAIMKKLGFVNQGPVQDPEDGTVWEWSRRP; the protein is encoded by the coding sequence ATGTTTCAGCTGCATGAGATCTCGGAGTCCGGCGCCGTGGCCGTGCCGCTGGCGCGGGCCGGCAAGCTCCCGGAACAGGTCCTGGCCGCGACCGCGAGTTTTTATCGGCGGGCCGGATTTCATCCCCCCTGGGTCAGTTATCTGGCGGTCGCCGGGGGAGAGGCGGTCGGGTGTTGCAGTTTCAAGTCCGGGCCGCGAGACGGGTGCGTGGAGATCGCATATTTCACCTTTCCCCCGCACGAGGGCAAGGGGTTCGCCACGAAAATGGCGGAGGGGCTGATCGCCATTGCCGGACGGCAGGACAAGGTGCTGCGGGTCACGGCCCGCACCCTGCCGGAAGAGAACGCATCGACGGCTATTATGAAAAAACTGGGCTTTGTCAATCAGGGCCCTGTCCAAGACCCGGAGGACGGGACCGTGTGGGAATGGTCCCGCCGTCCCTAA
- a CDS encoding cupin domain-containing protein, which translates to MSKTLFQKMLIVTLFLGMAAAVPASRAMADDPLQVGPDIYKLVLENERVRVLQVTFKPGASIALHSHPDHLIYVTSGGKLLLKYPDGSTKEMEAQAGEMIWVPAEAHAADNMDDHEVVGMVIELKEPAPLPAPAPQEQP; encoded by the coding sequence ATGTCAAAAACGCTGTTTCAAAAAATGCTGATTGTTACGCTCTTTCTGGGGATGGCCGCCGCCGTGCCCGCGTCCCGGGCCATGGCGGATGATCCCCTTCAAGTCGGGCCGGACATCTATAAACTGGTTTTGGAGAATGAACGCGTGCGAGTCCTGCAGGTGACCTTCAAGCCGGGCGCGAGCATCGCCCTGCATTCCCATCCGGACCACCTCATTTACGTCACCAGCGGGGGGAAGCTTCTGCTGAAATATCCCGACGGCTCGACCAAGGAGATGGAGGCCCAGGCCGGGGAGATGATCTGGGTCCCGGCGGAGGCGCACGCGGCGGATAACATGGACGACCATGAAGTGGTGGGCATGGTGATCGAGCTCAAGGAACCGGCGCCGCTGCCTGCTCCGGCCCCGCAGGAACAGCCCTGA
- a CDS encoding fatty acid desaturase, whose amino-acid sequence MSDQIANIGKTMPVPGPLPWQKIVARYQKPRLARSVWQLVNTLVPYAVLWVLMYHSLSVSYWITLALAVFAAGLMVRIFIIFHDCGHGAFFNSLRANNLWGFITGVLTFTPYDFWRHEHAQHHAAAGNLDKRGFGDVWTMTVKEYLKASRWTRIKYRFVRNPVCLFLIGPAILFLVIHRIPWTYGGERGRRGTHLTNLGILAVGMAMSLWIGWEAYLLIQIPTLVMAASAGVWLFYVQHQFEGVYWERQKDWDYVTEALKGSSFYKLPRVLQWFTGSIGFHHIHHLCPKIPNYFLEKCYNENPLFQEIKPITFFSSFKSLTFRLWDEQCNRLVGFGYLKTLKQQGAC is encoded by the coding sequence ATGAGCGATCAGATTGCAAATATCGGCAAGACGATGCCGGTCCCCGGTCCTCTGCCCTGGCAGAAGATCGTGGCCAGGTATCAGAAGCCGCGATTGGCCAGGAGCGTCTGGCAGCTGGTGAACACGCTGGTGCCTTACGCGGTATTGTGGGTCTTGATGTACCACAGCCTGTCTGTGTCGTATTGGATCACGCTGGCGCTCGCGGTGTTTGCGGCGGGATTGATGGTCCGCATCTTTATCATTTTTCACGACTGCGGGCACGGGGCCTTTTTCAATTCTCTCCGGGCGAACAATCTTTGGGGTTTTATCACGGGCGTGCTGACGTTCACCCCGTACGATTTTTGGCGCCATGAGCACGCCCAGCACCATGCCGCGGCCGGAAACCTGGACAAGCGCGGGTTCGGCGATGTCTGGACCATGACGGTGAAAGAATATCTCAAGGCGTCGCGCTGGACGCGGATCAAGTACCGCTTCGTCCGCAACCCGGTGTGCCTGTTCCTCATCGGCCCGGCGATCTTGTTTTTGGTCATTCACCGCATCCCCTGGACTTACGGCGGAGAGAGGGGCCGCCGGGGGACCCACCTGACCAACCTCGGGATCCTGGCCGTCGGGATGGCGATGAGTCTGTGGATCGGCTGGGAGGCCTATCTCCTGATCCAGATCCCGACGCTCGTCATGGCCGCGTCCGCGGGCGTGTGGCTTTTTTACGTCCAGCACCAGTTTGAAGGCGTTTACTGGGAACGCCAGAAGGACTGGGATTATGTGACCGAGGCCTTGAAAGGGAGTTCCTTTTACAAACTGCCCCGCGTCCTGCAATGGTTCACCGGAAGCATCGGGTTCCATCACATCCACCACCTGTGCCCCAAGATCCCCAATTATTTTCTGGAGAAATGTTATAACGAGAACCCGCTGTTCCAGGAGATCAAGCCGATCACGTTTTTTTCGAGCTTCAAGTCGCTGACCTTCCGGCTTTGGGATGAACAATGCAACCGGCTGGTCGGTTTTGGTTACCTCAAGACGCTGAAACAGCAGGGGGCTTGTTAA
- a CDS encoding YaeQ family protein → MDIQEHNKKYTFRFKNTKIVIGKTSHETEFQVFAKALVFALYHKEYPTLRVEAKVDERFQPDLSANAYDGTMVFWAECGNVSMNKVEKLFKKYRKAHYVFVKEQRDVPTFEKHMEKVAKEMHTLPVVDIVIYPEHFHEWNVSEEGDVYIRREDVDIIRWSS, encoded by the coding sequence ATGGACATCCAGGAACACAATAAAAAATACACCTTCCGGTTCAAGAACACGAAGATCGTCATCGGCAAGACTTCGCACGAGACGGAGTTTCAGGTCTTTGCCAAGGCGCTGGTCTTTGCGCTGTATCACAAGGAATACCCGACCTTGCGCGTCGAAGCCAAGGTGGACGAGCGGTTTCAGCCGGACTTGAGCGCCAACGCCTACGACGGGACCATGGTGTTCTGGGCCGAGTGCGGCAACGTGTCCATGAACAAGGTCGAAAAGCTGTTCAAAAAATACCGCAAGGCGCATTATGTGTTCGTGAAAGAACAGCGGGACGTGCCCACGTTCGAAAAACACATGGAGAAGGTCGCCAAGGAGATGCACACCCTGCCGGTGGTGGACATCGTGATCTACCCGGAGCATTTCCACGAATGGAACGTGAGCGAGGAAGGCGACGTCTACATCCGGCGGGAGGATGTGGACATCATCCGCTGGAGTTCGTAA
- a CDS encoding prepilin-type N-terminal cleavage/methylation domain-containing protein yields MGRRGFTLLELVIVIIIVGVLASLALPRFFQTVEFSRTVEARTAIGAIRQAAERCYMMRGDFFNCPLDFQGLGIDDPGASPNAHFIYALSYGSPDYLVVQAIRNTRDGGSFTEEVRLCQDGDRIIWCGAGKYRGLDHECPWPVNACE; encoded by the coding sequence ATGGGAAGACGCGGTTTTACCCTTCTGGAACTCGTCATCGTCATCATCATCGTCGGGGTACTGGCGTCCCTGGCTTTGCCCCGGTTTTTCCAAACGGTGGAATTTTCGCGGACCGTCGAGGCGCGGACCGCGATCGGGGCCATACGCCAGGCCGCCGAGCGGTGCTACATGATGAGGGGGGACTTTTTTAACTGTCCTTTGGATTTTCAGGGACTCGGTATCGACGACCCGGGAGCATCCCCCAACGCGCATTTCATTTATGCGTTGTCATACGGGTCTCCGGATTATTTGGTGGTCCAGGCCATCCGTAACACCCGCGACGGAGGCAGTTTCACCGAGGAAGTGCGGTTGTGCCAAGACGGCGACCGGATCATCTGGTGCGGGGCCGGGAAATACCGGGGGCTTGACCACGAATGCCCGTGGCCGGTCAATGCCTGCGAATAG
- a CDS encoding single-stranded DNA-binding protein, with product MSLNSVNVMGNLTRDPELKYTPSGKAVCVLSIANNRVYTKNNEKVNEVSYFDVEVWGVVAENCAKYLAKGHGIIVEGRLKQDRWEKDGKTQSRVRIVAGNVHFLPKKQREGTGGGSYDQPAESAPEAHVAEAPSADTAAWDG from the coding sequence ATGAGTCTGAACAGCGTGAACGTCATGGGGAATTTGACGCGGGATCCGGAACTGAAATACACCCCGTCGGGAAAGGCGGTCTGCGTTCTGTCGATCGCGAACAACCGGGTCTATACCAAGAACAACGAGAAAGTGAACGAGGTGTCCTATTTTGACGTCGAGGTCTGGGGCGTGGTGGCGGAGAATTGCGCCAAATACCTCGCCAAGGGCCACGGCATCATCGTGGAAGGCCGCCTCAAGCAGGACCGCTGGGAAAAGGACGGGAAAACGCAGAGCCGCGTGCGGATCGTGGCCGGCAACGTCCATTTCCTGCCCAAGAAACAGCGCGAGGGAACGGGCGGCGGCTCCTATGACCAGCCGGCTGAAAGCGCGCCTGAAGCCCATGTCGCCGAAGCCCCTTCCGCCGATACCGCGGCCTGGGACGGTTAA